ttcgccaccaggtgctccttaagaaccagagacagtccgtttacaaaggcggcgcggagcgcaacagcattccagccggctcgcgctgccacgatgcggaagtcgactgcatacttcgctgcgctccgacgcccctgccgtatcgacagcagcacacttgaagtggtctcgcctctatgagggtggtcgaacacctgtcggaactccctcacaaactcagtataaaccgttaggagccgtgaattctgctcccagagcgccgtagcccaggcgcgtgcctctcctcgaagcagatttataacgtaagccacccggctagcgtctgacgcgtacatgacgggacgctgtgaaaagacgagcgagcactgcatcaagaagtccgcgcacgtctccacacagccaccgtacggctccggagggcttatgtatgcttcaggggaaggtgggggggttcgttgaacgaccagcagaatgtctgtttctggcacacggtcagcaggaggaggcgctgcagcagcgccctgagcacgcgcttccacctgggcggtgagagcctccatcctacgattgagaacactgctctgctcggtaactaagtccaaccaagcggtaaaggcggttaagatgtgctgcagctcacccaacacgcctcctgctggcgcctgtgcacctcgctcttccattggctgttcaagcgatggttgacgcccctcgggatccatgacgctggccgagaaatcctgttgtgaaagtgtcgtgacacggacccacaacagggggcgttaatgaacggacaatggataagccaaaagttacaatttaatgttgtgaatcgcacgacgacgtacagacaataacaatatggtggactgtcaatcatacaccaggtgacgtgtgggcaggctcgacgatagaagacgcctggcgagagaagagccggatccccacacagcttccaccaccaacggagctgaagaacaccggagccgccaagccctgcgccccaggtggccgctgtcttcagcagtcagacccggtactgctggcagagaacagagacagtcctgatgagtgtgagttcgcacactcagtaatcccacagtcagtgtttagttaggagggagcacctccacctccaatcacacactcgtgcagctgctgtttaaccacttatctggtttggggtgtgaggcgaagccgtcgctgatcacaccaaacgccaatcccacagataaggacacaccacaggaaaacggctgcaaagaagttcagattaatactcaatgttttgagtcagcagagaaaattacctgaatggtagctgatttctcggcggggaggtggagttgcagtccggcctttatggtggtggtgatgagtagtggatgagtgacagctggtacggatgatgtgtgacagctgtcactcctggtcgctccgacgccctctcgtgcttgaagcccgcacttcaagcagggcgccatcttgtggtggtgggccagcagtacctcctcttcggcggcccacacaacacctgctccaattttggtacaaagtaatgcaaattattggttgagataatatgattaataaatgtaatagttttgactgtgctgaatgctttgtctcAAAGTAATGGTTAgagaaggtcaacatccattgaatacTTGGACGTATGTTAACCGTAAAGtgatgataactaagcataactgatagggttttaaaaaaggaatatgTAGTTTGCACTATCAgctaaaccaataatttgcatttgcTACAttgtcttattttgaaagttttgTGGCCCCTATAGGCCACCATACAACATGTAATTATAATGACAAGACGGAAGGTCTTTGAAATACAACAGCTGAACATTAGTGAATATGATCACTTTTGTTTTCtgtgatgaaaaacaaacaagacCAAAAACGTGGCATTTTTTTCCAAACACAGCAACATTAAGAACTAAATCAGTCTTGCATAAACCCGTTACTCCGTGTTAACAAACCCAATGAAGAGGAATGAAGACGTTTTTCCTGATGCAAACCTGAAGATATTTATTcaaaagctgcagaagaaatgatGAAACAGCTGCTCACAAATGAAGAATCCTGAGTGACAACCCAtaatgtttcttcttcttcttttttttttttttagaaaattgggCAACAAATAATTCTGGAATATTTCAGCGATAGTGAAGTGCAAAGACCACATCACCTGAGAAGTAATGATAAAATGTGCACTGATATGTATCAAACAGGCACAGTGAGGTTGGACTGTTCACTGCAGGTACAATAAACTGCAGCACAAAAACTCAAAGGAATCCAGTGTCCAAACTGTGTGCAATGTCCATTAAAAAAACATACAACAAAAAAGTGTAATTCCAGTGTGACCTACAGAGGGCCTCAATTTCCTGCGTCTTAAATTTTAATCACAACCCGCATTAAATCCAACACATTCATACATAATAACACCATAATTAACATgttgttcattaaaaaaacatgtaCAGTGCAAATGAAAAGTatgcacagtgcttcactttttaatTAATCAGGTCATGAATTAGTTGTGCTCTGAACCTGGTTGTGCAATTTGTCCAAGTTGTCAGTTATGATGATTTGACACAGAATAAACAGATCCAGTGTTTTAATTGAGCGGCATGTTGTATCTATCATTAATGTCCACCAGAAAGTTTTTAAGGGCCTGTGTGGACACCCAGCAGCCTACAGATACAGACACTTTCAAAAAACACTTCATCAGTCCCTCAGATGCAGCCTGAGACATCAGCGGACTAACAGACATCATTCCATCTCTAGAAGCCACAAGCAGTGGAAGGCTGAGGGCCACACCGCCCACAGCCCCTAATGCACTCCCGGCAAACATGCACACCATCATGCAGCAGGACAGAGACGACAGGCCTAGACAGTGCACCATCATCATGAGCGCGTCTGCCGACAGCCAGTCTGAGAGGCCCAGGAGCATGCAGGAGCCGCACAGAAGGACGTGAGCCGTGTTGCGGTCTTCACTCAGCCACAAGAACTCAAAGGAGACCAGCGCTGGAGCCAGAATCTCACTGGACCATTCGGCTTTGTTCTGGATGGAGGCCAGTTGTGAGCtgaagggacgaaagaggaaaagtGCCGCTGAGAGCCCGAGCAGGAAGAATCCGACTGATGAAGCCCTGTGGTTCTGCAGCGGGGTGGACCCAaaaaaacagcagcaaaatcAGCCAGAACGGCCAATACAGGACACCCACATTTATTATTAGTCACTAAACACAAGACAGATTGGTGTTAAAGACaattttacaataaataaataaataaataaaacaatagtGAGATAAAATGTGCTTCTTCATAAGCGGGTCATGTCATTTCTGTTTGTTGTTTACTTTTTTCTACCTTTTATCCTGATTACTGATGTTTTATCCTGATAACTCAACTTTGATCCCAATCAATGAATGACCTCTG
The Thalassophryne amazonica chromosome 7, fThaAma1.1, whole genome shotgun sequence genome window above contains:
- the LOC117513332 gene encoding uncharacterized protein LOC117513332, yielding MFAGPMDFCVTEWVNLGSNMMVCVAAFSSSCQLFKNHRASSVGFFLLGLSAALFLFRPFSSQLASIQNKAEWSSEILAPALVSFEFLWLSEDRNTAHVLLCGSCMLLGLSDWLSADALMMMVHCLGLSSLSCCMMVCMFAGSALGAVGGVALSLPLLVASRDGMMSVSPLMSQAASEGLMKCFLKVSVSVGCWVSTQALKNFLVDINDRYNMPLN